A stretch of DNA from Microcaecilia unicolor chromosome 10, aMicUni1.1, whole genome shotgun sequence:
tctggagggctaataataataagttaagccaagggacccagattcaaatcccactttgaaATCTACTGCTTTagccactggttcccaaacctggtgctAGATGcatctagccagtcaagttttcactatatctacaatgaatattcatgagatagatttgcaggtagtggaggcaatgcatgagacttgctcatgaatattcactgtaggTATTCTAAAAtcttgactgactggggtgcctccaggaccagaaaccactgcactaggctactcctcagacttgcttgCTGCTGTGCTACCAatacccataatacctgaagctggtAAACCTTTTCAGTTTCAATttcaggggaaagagagaggtacAGCaaccacgggggtggggggggggggggggggggttgtgtcatgccttaatctcttcaATGGTCAGCAGCACAATCAGATCTTTTTATACCCTGGATATGACTGAAACAGGTATCACTTAGATGTTTCCTTCCCATTCTGTAATCGCTGTTGGGCATCCTGATTTTGAacactccctagtcccacccaaaacatgccccattGCAATTTGGACACCCCTTTTCTGCATTtgaaaaatcaggatttggacatttcaagcagaCGGACGTctgtatgctttgaaaataaggtaCGTCAAGCAACAAGGTCAGCTGTAACATAATAtatttctctctatatataattAATAATATAATGAGAAACCTTTATATATATTGAGGTGAAACAAGGGACTTTGCCTGTGACCTACAATGTGGTTTCATTTTTCTCCTTCAATGCATTTcccctgtttggccagcaggtggtgtctgtCCTCTGCTTTATAGCTGCAGCAGAGGTCTGTGCTCCTTTCAGGTTCTCTTTCCACAAAGAAAGAGGAAAACTCCTGAGGGAAAGTAACCAGCAGTATCACTGGCAAATAACCTTGGTGTTAATGGTCTGGGCCCTGAAGTGCAAGATCCAATCAGAACGTGCTGGAATTCCCCAGTCTCAGAGTGGGAGTGCGGAGATTGATGACCTCTgccctgagaccctgttcaaatcctgtgagcagttatttttcctgaactccccaggcagtggcgtagccaagggtgcccactttgggctcaggcccacccagtagcagtacacctatggtgtggctggcagggattcccaagccccaccagctgaaaactcccaacaactgtccctcctgcataccttgtaaatagcagatggcatgcaggtgacaCAAGGAAAGACCGAATCACCTGTGGggcagggaggggttcttctgcccacctgtCTTGGGTCCATgcccactcaaagttgggtgtctggctacaccccctgTTCCCAGgtactacttctctctccccctctaaaaaaaaacccccaccacacacacaaaaaaaaccccaaacgtgACAAAGTGCAGAGAAACATTTCCAGCATTGTTATATATTTTTCAAGAGGCTCAGAAGATATTTTCTATTTGAATTTTGTAATTTCCAGTGGTTACAAAAGTGGTGTATTTAACTCAATAACAGCGATGTGCTGAAAAACACATCACAGAGTTAGTAAAGCGCAAAGTTTACAAAATTTAACAGTTTTGAATGTTTCTTCATTTGCATATGAAACATTTTTGCATTTAAACTGATTTGGCTCTACTGCTTCCTCCTATGGATGACTCAAGTCAAAGATTCTCATCAAGCCATTTAATATAGTTGTCCCTGGTCCGAGCTCCCACAGAAAAATACAGGGGCCAATCGGCAAAAATCATGCAACCATGGAAGCCGTCCTCATAATGATCATTTGTGACCTCAACACCTGCATCCTCCAAGCGTTTTGCATACATTAATCCATCATCTCTTAGAACATCATATTCACAAGTCAAAATGTAAGTCTTTGGCATTAGCTTCAGGCTTTCTTTCTCTGCTATCAATGGTGATGCACGGACATCAAATATGGCAGGAACCTCCTGTATGAGTTCAGGAGTTCCCACGGTTTGCACCACAGGTTTAAAGTGCTTTTGGATCCCCGAGGGTAATATGGAAGACCAGTTCAAACGTTCTCGTAATGCCACTGCCTGGCTCACATCAAAAGATGTATGGTTGTTAACCAACATTGGTTCGACGTATTTAGAGTTTCCATTTAAGTAATGTAGCCAGAACTTTGCCATGAGAAAGCGACGAAGGATAGGCATGTCCATGTTTTGCTGATAGGATGGAGTGTTAAAGTCTAACACCTGGAGCACGGGATAGATTAAAGCTTGAAGTTTTATTTTGCTCACTGCATTGCCATCTTGAATAagctgcataaaaaaaaaatatatatatatatatattttaaaaagtatgaCTTATTTTCACAAGGTAATCATAAATTAttaaaatagtaataaaaaaaacaaaaacaatggcATTTTCCTGATCCCATGTCAAAATACAGCTCGTTAACACTAActgatggcaaaaaaaaaacaaaacaaaaaacaactggcccagtctgcccagttatttcACTCCATAGTGGAAGGGATTTATCCCAGCTGCCAGCTATGGAAACTTGAACACTTATATTACTATTTAAAAAGTCTGTTTGCTTTCTTCCTCGCAGGTTCTCTACCCTCTTGGGTAaataagcaaacaagatgctataTTTAAACACCTAGATCACTACCCACCACCAGCAAGGACTGTAATAACTGACGCATCTACCAACACTAGCAAGGCTGTTGCTTAACACTGTCTTCTAGGTCCCTATGGTCTTGATAGTGGTAGCAAGGTACACACCAGTCTGTGTGGACCTGGCTACACTATGGCATGCAGTATGGTTGGGAGGGAAAGGATAGCCCAACCTAACTTAAAAGGATGCTATCAGTCGATAACATTAAgcatacatagtaaacatagtagatgacggcagaaaaagacctgcacggtccatccagtctgcccaagaagataaattcatatgtgctactttttttatttgtactgtcctcgtcagggcacagaccctataagtctgcccagcactatccccgcctcccaaccaccagctctggcacagactgtataagtctggccagccctatccccgcctcccaaccaccagctctggcacagaccctataagtctgctcagcactatccccgcctcccaactaccagtcccgcctcccaccaccagctctggcacagaccgtataagcatCTTCAAGCTTGAACTCTTTCATCACTGTAGAGTAGCAAAGTTTGCTTGTGAAAACCATGTTCTTTGCAGATCAAGTAAGCCCAGAAAAGAGCACATATTGCAGAGAGGCGAGCACTATTGCACCAACTCCACGGGACATATTCCAAATTTAATTGAATCTTTTGGTTTCCACACATCCATAACCATCATTCCACAACACAGATCCATTCATATCTAAGACAGGATGCGAACATTACCTGCTGGCACACAGCAGCAGCCAAGTTTCCACCTGAACTGTCTCCAGAAAGTGCAATTCGATTAGGATCCACAGACCACTTGGCAAGGACATCAGGCTGAAGGAAATATTTTGTAGCATGGAGAGCGTCATTCAG
This window harbors:
- the NCEH1 gene encoding neutral cholesterol ester hydrolase 1 isoform X1, whose amino-acid sequence is MKGAWVLLAAFASFTAYYVYLPLPSAIAEPWKLMMLDAVLRSIQDLSNLVHFFGFSHHLRVLNFVSGYMSKLDAESCDNVKVTDTVFDGVQIRIFDPIEKRDKTLKRGVIYLHGGGWTLEGARMRTYDQLCRAVAEGVNAVVVSVEYRILPDVHFPEQLNDALHATKYFLQPDVLAKWSVDPNRIALSGDSSGGNLAAAVCQQLIQDGNAVSKIKLQALIYPVLQVLDFNTPSYQQNMDMPILRRFLMAKFWLHYLNGNSKYVEPMLVNNHTSFDVSQAVALRERLNWSSILPSGIQKHFKPVVQTVGTPELIQEVPAIFDVRASPLIAEKESLKLMPKTYILTCEYDVLRDDGLMYAKRLEDAGVEVTNDHYEDGFHGCMIFADWPLYFSVGARTRDNYIKWLDENL
- the NCEH1 gene encoding neutral cholesterol ester hydrolase 1 isoform X4, whose translation is MRTYDQLCRAVAEGVNAVVVSVEYRILPDVHFPEQLNDALHATKYFLQPDVLAKWSVDPNRIALSGDSSGGNLAAAVCQQLIQDGNAVSKIKLQALIYPVLQVLDFNTPSYQQNMDMPILRRFLMAKFWLHYLNGNSKYVEPMLVNNHTSFDVSQAVALRERLNWSSILPSGIQKHFKPVVQTVGTPELIQEVPAIFDVRASPLIAEKESLKLMPKTYILTCEYDVLRDDGLMYAKRLEDAGVEVTNDHYEDGFHGCMIFADWPLYFSVGARTRDNYIKWLDENL
- the NCEH1 gene encoding neutral cholesterol ester hydrolase 1 isoform X2; the encoded protein is MRVTNHCWSQSNLVHFFGFSHHLRVLNFVSGYMSKLDAESCDNVKVTDTVFDGVQIRIFDPIEKRDKTLKRGVIYLHGGGWTLEGARMRTYDQLCRAVAEGVNAVVVSVEYRILPDVHFPEQLNDALHATKYFLQPDVLAKWSVDPNRIALSGDSSGGNLAAAVCQQLIQDGNAVSKIKLQALIYPVLQVLDFNTPSYQQNMDMPILRRFLMAKFWLHYLNGNSKYVEPMLVNNHTSFDVSQAVALRERLNWSSILPSGIQKHFKPVVQTVGTPELIQEVPAIFDVRASPLIAEKESLKLMPKTYILTCEYDVLRDDGLMYAKRLEDAGVEVTNDHYEDGFHGCMIFADWPLYFSVGARTRDNYIKWLDENL
- the NCEH1 gene encoding neutral cholesterol ester hydrolase 1 isoform X3, giving the protein MSKLDAESCDNVKVTDTVFDGVQIRIFDPIEKRDKTLKRGVIYLHGGGWTLEGARMRTYDQLCRAVAEGVNAVVVSVEYRILPDVHFPEQLNDALHATKYFLQPDVLAKWSVDPNRIALSGDSSGGNLAAAVCQQLIQDGNAVSKIKLQALIYPVLQVLDFNTPSYQQNMDMPILRRFLMAKFWLHYLNGNSKYVEPMLVNNHTSFDVSQAVALRERLNWSSILPSGIQKHFKPVVQTVGTPELIQEVPAIFDVRASPLIAEKESLKLMPKTYILTCEYDVLRDDGLMYAKRLEDAGVEVTNDHYEDGFHGCMIFADWPLYFSVGARTRDNYIKWLDENL